One window of the Pedobacter ginsengisoli genome contains the following:
- a CDS encoding Gfo/Idh/MocA family oxidoreductase — protein sequence MSNNSRRDFIKKIGIGTAALSVGNSLFGGTASAFSAKSYRNIIGANDRINMATIGVNSRGNSMGGTIAKQKNAQVITVCDVDSRAIPKAIDTIVKAGQTTAPKSEKDLRRILEDKSVDAIYTATPDHWHAPLTIMACQAGKHVYVEKPLSHNPKEGEMAVAVARKYNRIVQMGAQRRSAPTLTKGIQLLHEGIIGRVYMAKTWYTNTRKETFLKPGNVPDWLDYDLWQGPAPRVNYKDGLIHYNWHWFWNWGTGEALNNGTHEVDVARWGLGVDFPTRVSSSGGRYHFNDDWETPDTQVVTIDYPGKITLLWENRSCNGRKVEGQERGIIFYGEKGSLDTGDDAYKIYDLQGKLIEDVKPKTGGESLEGRNTASPSLGMDSLHMADFLEAIRNNRRPNCDVELGYKSCLAMQLGNISWRVGRDLKIDPKNGHIIGDKDAQKLWGRTYEKGWEPKI from the coding sequence ATGAGCAACAATTCAAGAAGAGATTTCATAAAAAAAATAGGTATCGGAACAGCAGCCTTATCTGTTGGAAACAGCTTATTCGGCGGAACTGCCTCTGCATTTAGTGCAAAAAGCTATCGGAATATCATTGGCGCTAATGACAGAATAAACATGGCAACTATCGGCGTTAATAGCCGAGGAAATAGCATGGGAGGCACAATTGCCAAACAAAAAAACGCGCAGGTTATTACCGTATGTGATGTAGATTCAAGAGCAATCCCTAAAGCAATAGACACTATTGTAAAAGCAGGCCAAACGACAGCACCTAAATCCGAAAAAGACCTGCGCAGGATTTTGGAAGACAAATCTGTTGATGCCATATATACAGCTACCCCAGATCATTGGCATGCCCCATTAACTATTATGGCTTGTCAGGCAGGCAAACATGTGTATGTAGAGAAACCCTTAAGTCATAATCCAAAAGAAGGCGAAATGGCTGTGGCAGTGGCCAGAAAATACAACAGAATAGTACAAATGGGTGCGCAACGCCGTTCTGCTCCTACGCTTACAAAAGGAATTCAATTACTTCATGAAGGTATTATTGGACGTGTATACATGGCAAAAACATGGTACACAAACACAAGAAAAGAAACTTTTTTAAAACCAGGCAATGTACCCGATTGGCTGGATTATGATTTATGGCAGGGCCCGGCGCCTCGTGTTAATTACAAAGATGGTCTTATACATTACAATTGGCACTGGTTTTGGAATTGGGGAACCGGCGAAGCGCTAAATAACGGGACGCACGAGGTAGATGTAGCCCGTTGGGGTTTGGGGGTAGACTTCCCAACACGCGTTAGCTCATCTGGAGGAAGATATCATTTTAATGATGACTGGGAAACCCCAGACACGCAGGTAGTAACAATAGATTATCCCGGTAAAATTACTCTGCTTTGGGAAAACAGAAGCTGCAACGGAAGAAAAGTTGAAGGTCAGGAAAGAGGTATTATCTTTTATGGTGAAAAAGGAAGTTTGGATACTGGAGATGATGCCTATAAAATATATGATCTTCAAGGGAAGTTAATTGAAGATGTAAAACCAAAAACCGGTGGAGAATCTTTAGAGGGAAGAAACACTGCAAGCCCAAGTTTAGGGATGGATAGTTTGCATATGGCAGATTTTCTTGAAGCAATTAGAAACAACAGGCGTCCGAACTGTGATGTTGAACTAGGTTACAAAAGCTGTCTAGCTATGCAGCTAGGCAATATATCCTGGAGAGTAGGTCGCGACTTAAAAATTGATCCTAAAAACGGACATATTATCGGAGATAAAGATGCTCAGAAATTATGGGGCCGTACCTATGAAAAAGGGTGGGAGCCTAAAATTTAA
- a CDS encoding tRNA1(Val) (adenine(37)-N6)-methyltransferase, giving the protein MGSIFKFKQFEVNQAGCAMKINTDGVLLGAIVKKNDAKQILDIGTGTGVIALMLAQRFPNSLVDAVEIDESAALTAAANFSNSGFSARVKAHHCAIVSYHTDVKYDLIVSNPPYFVNDLKNPEQRKGIARHADQDFFELLLSKTSALLTDDGCIWLILPVKQAEFVVARAGAFNLSLGERINVCSDESKPVFRHIICLQRKVDEPKNSNFFIYKAEKVYTEDYRRLLKDFLLAF; this is encoded by the coding sequence ATGGGAAGTATTTTTAAATTTAAGCAGTTTGAGGTAAATCAGGCAGGTTGTGCTATGAAAATTAATACCGATGGGGTATTATTGGGGGCAATTGTTAAAAAAAATGACGCTAAACAAATACTTGATATTGGAACCGGAACAGGTGTTATTGCATTAATGCTGGCACAGCGGTTTCCGAATTCACTCGTTGATGCGGTAGAAATAGATGAATCTGCAGCGTTAACTGCTGCTGCTAATTTTAGTAATTCTGGTTTTTCTGCCAGGGTTAAGGCTCATCATTGCGCCATAGTATCGTATCATACTGATGTTAAGTATGATTTGATTGTTTCAAATCCTCCTTATTTTGTTAATGATCTTAAGAATCCGGAGCAGAGAAAGGGGATTGCAAGGCATGCTGACCAGGATTTTTTTGAGTTATTGTTATCGAAAACTTCGGCACTGTTAACTGATGATGGATGTATTTGGTTAATACTGCCGGTTAAGCAGGCAGAGTTTGTAGTGGCGCGGGCGGGGGCATTTAATCTATCGCTAGGTGAAAGAATAAATGTTTGCTCTGATGAAAGTAAGCCGGTTTTTCGCCATATCATCTGCCTTCAGCGCAAAGTAGATGAACCTAAAAACAGTAATTTCTTTATTTACAAGGCCGAAAAAGTATATACTGAAGATTATAGGCGATTGCTTAAAGATTTTCTTCTGGCCTTTTAA
- the fbp gene encoding class 1 fructose-bisphosphatase — protein sequence MSGIKTLGQFIIEKQADFPYAKGELSRLLRDIGIASKIVNREVNKAGLVDILGAAGTMNIQGEGQQKLDVFANTQFISALTSGGECCIVATEEEDDFVKIDSPVSKNAKYIVCIDPLDGSSNIDCNVAVGTIFSIYRRKSTNGKATLQDVLQKGTEQVAAGYVIYGSSTMLVYTTGKGVNGFTLDPSIGEFCLSHPNMKIPPNGNIYSLNEGNYVHFPEGVKKYLKYVQVEDKATNRPYTSRYIGSMVADIHRNLIKGGIYIYPTTARSPKGKLRLLYECNPMAFIVEQAGGIASDGFNRILEIEPTELHQRTAIFIGSEHMVHVAESLMLEFSSERKSESRYISGTEAKLEQMGIVGGID from the coding sequence ATGTCAGGTATTAAAACTTTAGGCCAATTCATAATAGAAAAACAGGCCGACTTTCCCTACGCAAAAGGAGAACTTTCCCGATTGCTTCGAGATATTGGCATAGCATCAAAAATAGTTAACCGGGAGGTTAATAAAGCAGGCCTGGTAGACATATTAGGGGCCGCCGGAACCATGAATATTCAGGGCGAAGGGCAGCAAAAGCTGGATGTGTTTGCTAATACCCAATTTATAAGCGCATTAACCAGTGGCGGTGAATGCTGTATTGTTGCCACTGAGGAAGAGGATGACTTTGTGAAAATTGATTCGCCAGTTTCTAAAAACGCCAAATATATAGTATGTATTGATCCCTTAGATGGTTCTTCTAATATAGATTGTAATGTCGCAGTAGGAACTATTTTTTCGATATACAGAAGAAAATCGACAAATGGGAAGGCTACTTTGCAAGATGTATTACAAAAGGGAACTGAGCAGGTAGCTGCAGGTTATGTAATTTATGGATCATCAACCATGTTGGTATACACTACAGGTAAAGGTGTAAACGGATTTACTTTAGACCCTTCTATTGGTGAGTTTTGCCTGTCTCATCCAAATATGAAGATACCGCCAAATGGAAACATTTATTCCTTAAATGAAGGTAACTACGTGCATTTTCCTGAAGGAGTAAAGAAATATTTAAAGTATGTTCAGGTTGAAGATAAAGCTACTAACAGGCCGTATACATCGAGATATATTGGATCGATGGTAGCAGATATCCATAGAAACTTAATTAAGGGAGGAATATACATATATCCAACCACTGCCAGATCTCCAAAGGGAAAGCTAAGGTTGTTGTATGAATGCAATCCAATGGCTTTTATAGTTGAACAAGCAGGAGGGATCGCTTCAGATGGATTTAACAGGATATTAGAGATAGAGCCCACTGAACTCCATCAGCGTACAGCTATATTTATCGGATCGGAGCATATGGTACATGTTGCTGAGTCATTAATGCTAGAATTCTCTTCTGAAAGAAAATCAGAATCTCGCTATATTTCTGGTACTGAGGCTAAACTAGAGCAAATGGGAATAGTAGGTGGTATAGATTAA
- a CDS encoding sialate O-acetylesterase, protein MNILKPKSVKFIKGSFILASIFLSSLVQAKVTLPSVFSDNMVFQQKTNVAIWGNTDAGKIVKVNATWNNKTYTAKADSDGKFKVLLPTPSYGGPYNVSISDGDVTKLSNVLIGDVWVCSGQSNMEMPLAGWGKINNYEQEIKEANYPKIRLLQAVHVTSNSLLDDAKVDNGGWQECSPQYVAGFSSVAYFFAREINKKTGIPIGLIHTSWGGTIAEAWTSATTLKTIPDFVEAVNVIENAKTDGSGFKKKLSAWNELVIAKDAGVQGTPPWIASNLDLSSWKSMALPSLWEQAGMPGFDGVVWFRKNITIPQSWAGKDIKLNLGTIDDNDVTYFDGEKIGQTEGFNVPRSYTIPANKVKAGTFTLVVRVFDGAGEGGIYGNKNVLSLVSAGGEHLSLDGEWQYKVGLNLKDVPPMPVPNDGPNRTTVLYNAMINPYLQFPIKGAIWYQGESNAGRAHQYRKLFPAMINDWRKSWKQPDFPFYFVQLANFMKVDNDPVSSEWAELRDAQRETLSLPNTGMAVSIDIGDALDIHPKNKQDVGKRLAFIALAKNYGIKIPYTGPIYQSQKIAGNAIELTFKATEGGLKASDGGELKGFAIAGSDQKFHWAKAVVKGNQITVSSSEVANPVSVRYAWANNPICNFVNGAGLPASPFKTDNWPDITLGRK, encoded by the coding sequence ATGAACATCTTGAAACCTAAATCCGTTAAATTCATTAAAGGCAGTTTTATACTTGCCTCCATATTTTTAAGTTCTTTAGTACAGGCTAAAGTAACATTGCCTTCTGTATTTAGTGATAACATGGTTTTTCAACAGAAAACCAATGTTGCAATTTGGGGTAATACCGATGCTGGAAAGATAGTAAAGGTTAATGCTACCTGGAATAATAAAACCTATACCGCCAAAGCCGATAGTGATGGAAAGTTTAAGGTTTTGCTACCTACACCTTCCTATGGAGGGCCATATAATGTCAGCATCTCTGATGGAGATGTTACTAAGTTAAGCAATGTGTTAATTGGCGACGTATGGGTGTGCTCTGGACAATCTAACATGGAGATGCCATTAGCAGGATGGGGTAAAATTAATAATTACGAACAAGAAATAAAAGAAGCAAATTATCCGAAAATCAGACTGTTACAAGCGGTTCATGTAACAAGTAATTCTTTGCTGGATGATGCTAAAGTTGATAATGGTGGTTGGCAGGAATGTTCTCCACAATATGTTGCAGGTTTTTCATCGGTGGCTTACTTTTTTGCACGTGAGATCAATAAAAAAACAGGCATTCCTATTGGTTTAATTCATACTTCCTGGGGTGGTACCATTGCTGAAGCCTGGACTAGCGCAACTACACTTAAAACTATCCCTGATTTTGTGGAGGCAGTAAATGTAATTGAAAATGCGAAAACTGACGGCTCTGGTTTTAAAAAGAAATTAAGCGCCTGGAATGAATTAGTAATAGCAAAGGATGCCGGAGTACAGGGAACGCCGCCATGGATTGCCAGTAATCTTGACCTTTCATCATGGAAAAGCATGGCTTTGCCTTCGTTATGGGAGCAGGCTGGGATGCCTGGCTTTGATGGGGTAGTTTGGTTCAGAAAAAATATAACTATTCCACAATCGTGGGCAGGCAAAGACATAAAACTTAATTTAGGTACTATAGACGATAATGACGTTACTTATTTTGATGGCGAAAAAATAGGACAAACAGAAGGATTTAATGTGCCACGTTCTTATACTATCCCCGCAAATAAAGTAAAAGCCGGTACATTTACTCTGGTAGTAAGAGTGTTTGATGGTGCTGGCGAAGGGGGTATTTATGGTAATAAAAATGTGCTGTCATTGGTGTCTGCAGGTGGGGAACATTTGTCGCTTGATGGTGAATGGCAGTATAAGGTTGGATTGAATTTGAAGGATGTACCTCCAATGCCGGTTCCAAATGATGGCCCTAATAGAACTACTGTGTTGTACAATGCAATGATTAACCCCTATTTACAATTTCCAATTAAAGGGGCCATTTGGTATCAGGGAGAAAGTAATGCAGGTCGTGCACATCAGTATCGTAAACTTTTCCCGGCTATGATTAATGATTGGAGAAAGAGCTGGAAACAACCTGATTTTCCATTCTATTTTGTTCAGTTAGCTAATTTTATGAAAGTTGATAATGATCCTGTATCTTCTGAGTGGGCTGAACTAAGAGATGCTCAGCGCGAAACCCTTTCACTTCCAAATACTGGCATGGCGGTTTCAATTGACATAGGTGATGCATTGGATATTCATCCAAAAAATAAACAGGATGTGGGAAAGAGGCTGGCTTTTATTGCGCTAGCTAAAAATTATGGTATTAAAATTCCTTATACAGGTCCGATATATCAATCGCAAAAAATTGCTGGAAATGCCATTGAATTAACTTTTAAAGCTACTGAAGGCGGTTTGAAAGCTAGCGATGGAGGAGAGTTAAAGGGCTTTGCTATTGCAGGTTCTGATCAAAAATTTCATTGGGCTAAAGCTGTGGTAAAAGGGAATCAGATTACTGTTAGCAGCTCAGAAGTAGCAAACCCCGTTTCTGTAAGATATGCATGGGCGAATAACCCGATCTGTAATTTTGTTAATGGGGCAGGTCTCCCGGCATCGCCTTTTAAAACTGATAACTGGCCTGATATTACATTAGGTAGAAAATAA
- a CDS encoding RagB/SusD family nutrient uptake outer membrane protein: MKTKLYIIICFLMAAGFSSCKKFLTEEPESSATTGNAYKTASDIEAALTGVYNSLYTEYFVWEFFLLSDVRSDNAYAGGDAQEVYQYDNLAVSPLNVRVFYDWQQLYNGIAKANLVLEKIGEVKDVALDQGNRRAQIIGEAKFLRALFYFELVKNFGDVPLVMQFGKIDPAEANVSKSPAAEVYTTIITDLNDALAVPDSYSTASLSKSRVTKGAVYALLAKVYAQKSDRDYNKVLENIKHVEELGYKLHGNYDELFDGSHYVNDEAILEIQYKASTPQANYGPQLLLPPSISGDDWRKYCTPSKDLIKAFDTEGDQIRKNSTVLFEDVEWSDEFWKPCASAGSVPFTYKWRHAEGWASGDYVYILRYADILLLKAEALNALGRSSEALAPLNMVRDRVDLPIIKAGDFSDVQLADKILNERRLELAFEGQRWSDLIRANKLESVMGALKEYVLTCEGGSKQMNYNMNLDKRLLPIPQDELNRNTKLIQNKGY; encoded by the coding sequence ATGAAAACGAAATTATATATCATTATTTGCTTTTTAATGGCCGCTGGCTTCTCTTCGTGTAAAAAATTTTTAACTGAAGAACCTGAGTCTAGTGCAACAACCGGAAATGCATATAAAACTGCTTCGGATATTGAGGCTGCTTTAACGGGTGTTTATAATTCTTTGTACACAGAATATTTTGTATGGGAGTTCTTTCTATTATCGGATGTACGTTCTGATAATGCTTACGCAGGAGGGGATGCTCAAGAAGTATATCAATATGATAACCTGGCTGTATCTCCGCTTAATGTAAGGGTGTTTTATGACTGGCAGCAATTGTATAACGGTATTGCTAAAGCCAACCTGGTGCTAGAGAAAATTGGGGAGGTAAAAGATGTAGCTCTTGATCAAGGTAACAGAAGAGCACAGATTATAGGTGAAGCGAAATTTTTAAGGGCTCTGTTTTATTTTGAATTGGTAAAAAACTTTGGAGATGTGCCATTGGTAATGCAGTTTGGAAAGATTGATCCGGCTGAAGCAAACGTTTCTAAGTCGCCTGCGGCTGAGGTTTATACAACAATTATAACTGATTTAAATGATGCACTGGCCGTGCCGGATAGTTACAGTACTGCATCTTTAAGTAAATCGAGAGTCACCAAAGGTGCAGTTTATGCATTGCTGGCAAAAGTATATGCACAAAAGTCTGATAGGGATTACAATAAGGTGTTAGAAAACATTAAACATGTTGAAGAACTTGGATACAAATTGCATGGTAATTATGATGAACTTTTTGATGGTTCTCATTATGTGAATGACGAGGCTATTCTTGAAATTCAATATAAAGCATCTACGCCTCAGGCAAATTATGGTCCTCAGCTTTTATTGCCTCCATCTATATCTGGTGATGATTGGAGGAAATACTGTACTCCATCTAAAGATTTGATTAAAGCTTTTGATACCGAAGGAGACCAAATTCGGAAAAACTCTACCGTTTTGTTTGAAGATGTAGAATGGTCAGATGAATTCTGGAAACCTTGTGCCAGTGCAGGCTCAGTACCCTTTACTTATAAATGGAGGCACGCTGAAGGTTGGGCCAGTGGTGATTATGTATATATATTAAGGTATGCCGATATTCTTTTGCTTAAAGCAGAAGCATTAAATGCCTTAGGGCGAAGTTCTGAGGCTCTTGCTCCTTTAAACATGGTTAGAGATAGGGTGGATTTGCCTATAATTAAAGCAGGTGATTTTTCTGATGTACAGCTTGCCGACAAGATATTAAATGAAAGAAGGTTGGAGCTTGCGTTTGAAGGGCAGCGCTGGTCTGATCTGATACGAGCTAATAAATTGGAATCTGTAATGGGAGCACTAAAGGAGTATGTGTTAACTTGTGAAGGTGGCAGTAAGCAAATGAATTATAATATGAATTTAGATAAAAGGCTTTTGCCTATTCCTCAGGATGAACTTAACAGGAATACTAAATTAATTCAAAATAAAGGATATTAG
- a CDS encoding metallophosphoesterase family protein translates to MTKIGLISDTHGFLDPAVFKHFADCDEIWHAGDFGPNVAEELAAFKPLKGVYGNIDGKEIRSHYPEHLRFNCESLDVWMTHIGGYPGKYAPQVKSEIYTKPPKLFITGHSHILKVMFDKKIDCLHINPGAAGNSGWHKVKTLIRFSVSDEKIHNLEVIEIGVR, encoded by the coding sequence TTGACTAAAATAGGCCTAATTTCTGATACGCATGGATTTTTGGATCCAGCGGTTTTTAAACACTTTGCGGATTGCGATGAAATATGGCATGCAGGAGATTTTGGACCTAATGTTGCTGAAGAACTTGCAGCCTTTAAACCACTAAAGGGTGTTTATGGAAATATTGATGGCAAAGAGATTAGAAGTCATTACCCTGAACACTTGCGTTTTAACTGCGAAAGCCTTGATGTATGGATGACGCATATTGGTGGCTATCCAGGAAAATATGCTCCACAGGTAAAGAGTGAAATATACACTAAGCCCCCAAAATTATTTATCACCGGACATTCTCATATTTTAAAGGTAATGTTTGATAAGAAAATCGATTGTTTGCATATAAATCCAGGTGCGGCAGGAAATTCGGGCTGGCATAAAGTTAAAACATTAATTAGATTTTCTGTTTCGGATGAAAAAATCCATAACTTAGAGGTTATAGAAATAGGCGTTAGATAA
- the purL gene encoding phosphoribosylformylglycinamidine synthase, translating into MIYFFSNQSNTVFALQTAQNLSDTDITKLEWLFGGAKLNQETVLTDFFVGPRAAMVTPWSTNAVEITQNMAIEGIIRIEEFHKVEEDFSDFDPMLSQKYKELNQEIYTINIKPEPIIEVTDIAAYNKQEGLSLSDDEVEYLNNLSQRLGRALTDSEVFGFSQVNSEHCRHKIFNGKFVIDGVEQPTSLFKLIRKTSEENPNDIVSAYKDNVAFIKGPVVQQFAPKRADEPDYYAISDFESVISVKAETHNFPTTVEPFNGAATGSGGEIRDRLAGGQGSLPLAGTAVYMTALSRLEENRPWEKAVEERKWLYQTPMDILIKASNGATDFGNKFGQPLITGSVLTFEHEEEGRKLGFDKVIMLAGGVGYGKASQAKKHTPTTGDKIVVLGGENYRIGMGGAAVSSADTGALGSGIELNAIQRSNPEMQKRAANAVRGMVESNHNSIVSIHDHGAGGHLNCLSELVEETGGKIDLDKLPVGDPTLSSKEIIGNESQERMGLVIGQKDIETLQKIADRERSPMYTVGTVTGDHRFTFESATTGAKPMDLELKDMFGSSPKMVMEDKTIDRKYEPVTYDKTQLNIYLEQVLQLEAVASKDWLTNKVDRCVGGRVAKQQCAGPLQLPLNNCGVMALDFQGKEGIATSVGHAPLSALIDPAAGSRIAIAESLSNIVWAPLKDGLKSVSLSANWMWACKNEGEDARLYEAVKACSDFAISLGINIPTGKDSLSMKQKYKGDEVIAPGTVIISAAGNCNDITKVVEPVLQKDGGSIYYINLSNDAYKLGGSSFAQIINRIGHETPDVKNADQLKNAFNTLQDLIKVDKIQAGHDIGSGGLITTLLELCFADRDLGASLDLSALGEQDIIKLLFAENIGIVFQATEDVEATLSANGVAYHKLGKVTSTASLQIKNNSDELSFDIDHLRDVWFKTSYLLDKKQSGPVKAKERFDNYKNHVLKYNFPTQFDGRKPVIDASKPRPKAAVIREKGSNSERELANAMYLAGFDVKDVHMTDLIAGRETLEDIQFIGAVGGFSNSDVLGSAKGWAGAFMYNEKAKIALENFFNRPDTLSVGICNGCQLFVELGLINKDHAEKPKMLHNESGKHESIFTSLTLQQNNSVMLSTLAGTTLGVWVSHGEGRFQLPYSEDKYQIIAKYAYETYPANPNGSDYNTAMMCDESGRHLVMMPHIERSLFQWHWANYPKGRKDEVTPWIEAFVNARKWVESHKG; encoded by the coding sequence ATGATTTATTTCTTCTCCAATCAATCCAATACAGTTTTCGCTTTACAAACCGCGCAAAACTTATCCGATACTGATATTACAAAACTAGAATGGCTGTTTGGCGGTGCAAAATTAAACCAGGAAACCGTATTAACAGATTTTTTTGTTGGACCTCGCGCTGCAATGGTAACTCCATGGAGTACAAACGCTGTAGAGATTACACAGAATATGGCCATCGAGGGCATCATCAGGATTGAAGAATTTCATAAAGTTGAAGAAGATTTTTCTGACTTCGATCCAATGTTATCTCAAAAATACAAGGAACTTAATCAGGAAATTTATACAATTAATATAAAACCAGAACCTATTATAGAGGTTACCGACATTGCTGCTTACAACAAACAGGAAGGTTTGTCATTAAGTGACGATGAAGTAGAGTACCTTAACAATCTTTCTCAAAGACTTGGAAGAGCGCTTACCGACTCGGAAGTATTTGGATTTTCTCAGGTAAATTCAGAACACTGCCGTCACAAAATCTTTAATGGTAAATTTGTTATCGATGGCGTTGAGCAACCAACTTCTCTTTTCAAACTGATCCGTAAAACATCAGAAGAAAACCCTAATGATATTGTTTCAGCTTATAAAGATAATGTTGCTTTTATAAAAGGCCCGGTAGTTCAGCAATTTGCACCAAAACGTGCAGATGAACCTGATTACTATGCGATCAGCGATTTTGAATCAGTAATTTCTGTAAAAGCAGAAACACATAACTTCCCTACTACTGTTGAGCCATTTAATGGCGCAGCTACAGGTTCAGGCGGTGAAATTAGAGACAGACTTGCAGGTGGCCAAGGTTCGTTACCATTGGCTGGTACTGCAGTTTACATGACTGCCTTATCAAGATTAGAGGAAAATCGCCCATGGGAAAAAGCGGTTGAAGAAAGAAAATGGTTATACCAAACTCCAATGGATATTCTGATCAAAGCTTCTAATGGAGCTACTGATTTTGGAAATAAGTTCGGTCAGCCCCTAATCACCGGATCTGTACTTACCTTCGAACATGAGGAAGAGGGACGTAAGCTAGGTTTCGATAAAGTAATTATGCTTGCCGGTGGTGTTGGTTATGGTAAAGCCAGCCAGGCCAAAAAACATACACCTACAACTGGTGATAAAATTGTAGTTCTTGGAGGAGAGAACTATAGAATTGGTATGGGTGGTGCTGCAGTATCATCTGCAGATACTGGTGCCCTGGGTAGTGGAATCGAACTAAATGCCATTCAAAGATCCAATCCTGAAATGCAGAAAAGAGCAGCAAATGCTGTTCGTGGTATGGTAGAGAGCAATCATAACAGCATTGTATCTATTCATGATCATGGTGCTGGTGGTCACTTAAACTGTCTTTCTGAACTAGTAGAAGAAACTGGCGGAAAAATAGACCTTGATAAATTACCTGTGGGAGATCCAACCCTTTCATCTAAAGAAATTATCGGCAACGAATCCCAGGAACGTATGGGTCTTGTAATCGGCCAAAAAGATATAGAAACATTGCAAAAAATTGCTGATCGCGAACGTTCTCCAATGTATACTGTAGGTACAGTTACAGGTGATCATCGCTTTACCTTTGAATCAGCAACAACTGGTGCTAAGCCAATGGATCTTGAATTGAAAGACATGTTTGGCAGTTCGCCAAAGATGGTAATGGAGGACAAAACCATTGATAGAAAATATGAGCCAGTTACTTACGATAAGACCCAACTAAATATCTATCTGGAACAGGTTTTACAACTTGAAGCAGTTGCATCTAAAGATTGGCTAACAAACAAGGTTGACCGTTGTGTAGGTGGCCGTGTTGCCAAACAACAATGTGCAGGTCCGCTGCAATTACCACTAAACAATTGTGGTGTTATGGCGTTAGATTTCCAGGGAAAAGAAGGTATTGCAACCTCAGTGGGTCATGCTCCGCTATCTGCATTAATTGACCCTGCAGCCGGAAGTCGTATTGCAATTGCCGAATCTCTTTCTAATATTGTATGGGCACCATTAAAAGATGGGCTTAAAAGCGTTTCGCTGTCAGCGAACTGGATGTGGGCTTGTAAAAACGAAGGTGAAGATGCTAGATTATACGAAGCTGTAAAAGCTTGTTCTGATTTTGCAATCAGTTTAGGAATCAATATTCCTACAGGTAAAGATTCACTGTCGATGAAGCAAAAATACAAAGGCGATGAGGTTATTGCACCTGGCACAGTGATTATCTCTGCTGCAGGAAATTGTAATGATATCACTAAAGTGGTTGAACCTGTTTTACAAAAAGACGGCGGTTCAATTTACTACATCAATTTATCTAATGATGCTTATAAACTTGGTGGTTCTTCATTTGCTCAAATTATAAACAGAATTGGCCATGAAACGCCTGATGTTAAAAATGCAGACCAACTTAAGAATGCTTTTAATACACTTCAGGACTTAATAAAAGTTGATAAAATACAAGCCGGACATGATATTGGTAGTGGTGGCTTAATAACTACATTACTAGAGCTTTGCTTTGCCGATCGTGATCTTGGCGCGTCTTTAGATTTATCTGCTTTAGGTGAACAAGACATTATCAAATTACTTTTCGCAGAAAACATAGGTATTGTGTTCCAGGCAACTGAAGATGTTGAGGCTACCCTTTCTGCAAATGGTGTTGCTTACCATAAACTTGGTAAAGTGACTTCAACTGCTAGCTTGCAAATAAAAAACAATTCAGATGAGCTATCTTTTGACATTGATCACTTACGTGATGTTTGGTTCAAAACTTCTTATCTTTTAGATAAAAAACAAAGTGGACCGGTAAAAGCAAAAGAACGCTTTGACAACTACAAAAACCACGTGCTTAAATACAACTTCCCTACTCAGTTTGACGGCAGGAAACCAGTTATTGATGCTTCAAAACCAAGACCAAAGGCAGCTGTTATCCGTGAAAAAGGAAGTAACTCTGAACGTGAGCTTGCTAACGCTATGTACCTTGCCGGTTTTGATGTAAAAGATGTTCACATGACAGATCTAATTGCTGGCAGAGAGACTCTGGAAGATATACAATTCATCGGTGCTGTTGGTGGCTTCTCTAATTCAGATGTTTTAGGATCAGCCAAAGGATGGGCAGGAGCTTTCATGTACAACGAAAAAGCAAAAATTGCTCTTGAAAACTTCTTTAACAGACCAGACACATTATCTGTTGGAATCTGTAATGGCTGTCAGCTTTTTGTTGAGCTTGGCTTAATCAATAAAGATCATGCAGAAAAACCAAAAATGCTGCATAATGAAAGTGGTAAACACGAAAGTATATTCACCTCATTAACCTTACAGCAAAACAATTCAGTTATGCTTTCTACATTAGCGGGAACTACATTAGGCGTTTGGGTTTCACATGGTGAAGGCAGGTTCCAATTACCGTATTCGGAAGATAAGTATCAGATTATAGCTAAATATGCTTATGAAACTTACCCAGCAAACCCGAACGGGTCAGATTACAACACCGCAATGATGTGCGATGAGTCTGGTCGCCACCTGGTAATGATGCCCCATATCGAGCGCTCACTATTCCAATGGCATTGGGCAAACTATCCTAAAGGCCGTAAGGATGAAGTAACCCCCTGGATAGAAGCATTTGTAAATGCCAGAAAATGGGTGGAAAGCCACAAAGGATAA